The Bradyrhizobium sp. LLZ17 genomic sequence CATGCGCGGCAAAAGCTTCGATCACCTCGGCGAGCCCGTAAGCGAGTCCGCACAGGCCGGCGACGAACAGCCGCTCCATCGCGCCGGTGTCGGTGTCAAGATCGAGCCCCGCGATCACCGCGCGCGTATCGGGATCGGCGTAAGGCGAGCGGTTGCCGATGAATTCGGGGAGGACATGGACGTCGCGGGCCAGCAACGCGGCACGGCTGGCATCGCCGGCGCGCGCGATGATGCGACGCTCAAGGTGCTCGATCAAGTCAACGCCCTCGCTGCGCGCCGCCGCGTTCGCCTCGGCATGGCCCGGATGCGATTTGAGGAGGTGGTCGATCGCCGCGCCCGCGGCCGATTGACCACCCTCGTTGAGCCAGAAGTCCGGCACCATGCCGGAATAATATGGTCCCCACACGCCGGGCACGAAGCACGGCTGTTTCGTCGTCGCCATGATGCAGGCCGACGTTCCCATGATGTAGGCAAGGCGATCGCTGACATCGGTCGCCCCGCCCGATCCGTCACGGCCGCCGATCGCGCCGATGCCGCCGGCATGCGCATCGATCAGCGACGCGCCGACGGGCGTGCCCGGCGTCAGGCCGAGATCGGCTGCGGCTGCACGTGTGAGACCGTCGCCGAGCCGCGTGCCAGGCGCCACGATGCCGGTACCGATGCGGGCATATTTCTCGGCCACGAACTCCGAGAGACCGATGCGCTTGAAGAATGGCGCGCTCCAGCCGCCGCCGTCATGGGCGAGATAGTTCCATTTGCAGGTGACGGTGCAGGTCGAGCGCTGCAACGAGCCGGTGGCGCGCCAGGTCAGGTAATCCGCCAGATCGAAGAAATGGCCCGCGGCGTCAAAGCTCGCCCGCAGGTGCCGCTTCAGCCATAACAGCTTCGGCATCTCCATCTCGGGCGAGATCGAGCCGCCGACATAGCGCAGCACTGAATCTTCGGTCTCATTGATCAGCCGCGCCTCGGCCGTGGCGCGATGGTCCATCCAGACGATGACGTTGCGCTGCTTGTCGCCGGACGTGCTGACGGTGACCGGCTCGCCCTGCCGGTTGAGGACGACCAGCGAACAGGTCGCATCAAAACCGATGCCGCCGATGCTGTCGGGCGCGACGCCGGCCTCAGCCACCGCGGCCCGCACCGATTTCACGCAGGCGTGCCAGATGTCGGAGGACGACTGCTCGACGATATCGCCGGCCTCTTGCCAGATTCGAATAGGATGCCTGGCGGTCGCCAGAAGCGTGCCTGCTTCGTCAAACACCCCTGCCCGCGTGCTCGTGGTCCCTACGTCGACGCCGATATACGCTCGCGGCATTGTCACTCCCCGATCGCTTTCGTCAATTTTGACGCAAGCCTACCAGCAAGTGTAGCCGCCATCCACCAGCACGATGCTGCCGGTCATCAGGCTCGCGGCCTCGGAGGCCAGGAACAGGACGACGGAGGCGATCTCGTCGACCTGCCCCATCCGCCCCATTGGGGTTCCACCGATCCAGGCGTCGTACATTTTGGCGTTGCTCTTGACGAAGGCGTTGAGCGGCGTCTCGATATAGGTCGGCGCCACCGCGTTGACGCGGATGCCGCGCGCGCCCCATTCGGCGGCCAGCGACTTGGTCAAATGGTGCACGCCGGCCTTGGAAGCATTGTAGAACGCCTGCTCCTGCGGCTTGTTGACGATGAAGCCCGACATCGAGCCGATATTGACGATGGCGCCGCTTTTGGCCTTGAGCATGTGCTTGCCGAACTCGCGGCAGCACCAGAACGTGCCGTTGAGATTGACGTCGATGACGTTGAGCCAGTGCTCGTCCGTCACGGTCTCCGCCGGCGTCTCGCTGCGGGCGATGCCGGCATTGTTGACGAGGATATCGACCTTGCCATGGCGGGCGACGAGGTCGTTGGCGACTTCCGCCACGCGCTTGGTGTCGGTGACGTCCATGATCGCAGTTTCAACGTCATAGCCTTTCGCCTTCAGGCTGGCCTTGGCGCTGTCGGCCATCTTGCTGTCGCGGTCGCCGATCACGACCCTGGCGCCCGCTTCGGCCAGCGCCTCCGCGCAGGCCAGCCCAATGCCCTGCCCACCGCCGGTGATGAACGCGGTCTTGCCGGTCAGCTTGAATTTTTCCAGGTACATGTTGATTGTCCGTTTCTTGCCGTTTTCTTGCGGTTTTCTTGCCGTTTCTCGTCAGCCCCGAATGGCGTTGCCGCTCGCGTCGAAGCGATGGATGCGCGCGGGGTCCGGCACCAGCGACACTCGGTCGCCGGCATGCAGGCTCAGTTCGCCGATGTAGCGCGCCGTCAGCATGCCGAGCGGCCCGGCATCGACATAGAGGAAGGTGTCGCTGCCGAGATGCTCGGCGACCGCAATCGTGCCGAGCCAACCGCCGGCGCCGTCGCGCTCGATCTTGAGATGTTCCGGCCGCACGCCGATGGTGATCGCGCCCTGCTGCGTGGCTGGGTCGCCCGTCACCAGATTCATCTTCGGCGAGCCGATGAAGCCGGCGACGAACAGATTCGCGGGCTTTTCGTACAGATCCAGCGGCGAGCCGTACTGCTCGATCTTGCCGCCGTTGAGCACGACGATCTTGTCGGCCATGGTCATGGCTTCGACCTGATCATGGGTGACGTAGATCGCGGTGGTGCCGAGCTGCTTCTGCAGCCGCGTCACCTCGATGCGCATCTGCACGCGCAAGGCCGCATCGAGGTTCGACAGCGGCTCGTCGAACAGGAACGCCTTGGGCTCGCGGACGATGGCGCGCCCGATCGCGACGCGCTGGCGCTGGCCGCCGGAGAGCTCGCGCGGCTTGCGGTCGAGATAGGGCGTGAGGTTCAGCGTCGCGGCCGCCGCCTCGACCTTGCGGTTGATCTCGTCCTTGGCGAGCCCCGCCATCTTCAGACCGAAGCCGATATTGCCGCGCACGCTCATATGCGGATAAAGCGCGTAGGACTGGAACACCATCGACAGGCCGCGCTTGGCGGGCGGTGTGTCGACGACGTTCTTGCCGTCGATCAAGATCTTGCCGCCGGAGACGTCCTCAAGCCCGGCGATCAGCCGCAACAACGTGGTCTTGCCGCAGCCGGACGGCCCGACGAACACCACAAAGGAGCCGTCCTCGATCTCGAGATCGGCGCCCTTGATGATGTGCACGGGGCCGAAGGACTTTTGCACGTCCTGAAGTGTAATCTGACCCATGATCCGGCAGCCCTTCTTACTTTACCGCGCCAAAGGTGAGCCCGCGCACGAGCTGCTTCTGGCTGAACCAACCGAGGACGAGAATGGGCGCGATCGCCAGCGTGGACGCCGCCGACAATTTTGCCCAGAACAGCCCTTCCGGGCTCGAATAGGACGCGATGAACACGGTGAGCGGCGCGGCGCTGGAGGTCGACAGATTGAGCGTCCAGAAAGCCTCGTTCCAGGCCAGGATCAGATTGAGCAGCAGCGTCGAGGCGAGGCCCGGGATCGCCATCGGCGTCAGCACATAGACGAGTTCGCGGCCGATGGTGGCGCCGTCCATGCGCGCGGCTTCGAGGATGTCGCGCGGGATCTCCTTGAAATAGGTGAACAGCATCCAGATCACGATCGGCAAATTGCCGAGGCAGAGGATGAAGATCAGTCCGGCACGGGAATCGAGCAGGCCGAAGGTCCTGTAGATCAGGTAGATCGGCACCAGCACGCCGACCGGCGGCATCATCTTGGTCGAGAGCATCCAGAGCAGGATGTCCTTGGTGCGCTTGGTCGGCGAGAACGCCATCGACCAGGCCGCGGGAATGGCGATCAACAGCGCAATCAGCGTCGAGCCGCCGGCGATCATGATCGAGTTGAGCGCGTGATGCAGATAGTCGCTGCGCTCCTGCACG encodes the following:
- a CDS encoding FGGY-family carbohydrate kinase encodes the protein MPRAYIGVDVGTTSTRAGVFDEAGTLLATARHPIRIWQEAGDIVEQSSSDIWHACVKSVRAAVAEAGVAPDSIGGIGFDATCSLVVLNRQGEPVTVSTSGDKQRNVIVWMDHRATAEARLINETEDSVLRYVGGSISPEMEMPKLLWLKRHLRASFDAAGHFFDLADYLTWRATGSLQRSTCTVTCKWNYLAHDGGGWSAPFFKRIGLSEFVAEKYARIGTGIVAPGTRLGDGLTRAAAADLGLTPGTPVGASLIDAHAGGIGAIGGRDGSGGATDVSDRLAYIMGTSACIMATTKQPCFVPGVWGPYYSGMVPDFWLNEGGQSAAGAAIDHLLKSHPGHAEANAAARSEGVDLIEHLERRIIARAGDASRAALLARDVHVLPEFIGNRSPYADPDTRAVIAGLDLDTDTGAMERLFVAGLCGLAYGLAEVIEAFAAHGVHSSIMIMGGGASRSPLVRQIMADTTGLTVALPQTKEPVLLGAAMLGAVAGGACVSIGETMAKMSALGGKSEPTAPDMAAFHARKRDVYKLLREVDRGSRAAMRDIARG
- a CDS encoding SDR family NAD(P)-dependent oxidoreductase yields the protein MYLEKFKLTGKTAFITGGGQGIGLACAEALAEAGARVVIGDRDSKMADSAKASLKAKGYDVETAIMDVTDTKRVAEVANDLVARHGKVDILVNNAGIARSETPAETVTDEHWLNVIDVNLNGTFWCCREFGKHMLKAKSGAIVNIGSMSGFIVNKPQEQAFYNASKAGVHHLTKSLAAEWGARGIRVNAVAPTYIETPLNAFVKSNAKMYDAWIGGTPMGRMGQVDEIASVVLFLASEAASLMTGSIVLVDGGYTCW
- a CDS encoding ABC transporter ATP-binding protein → MGQITLQDVQKSFGPVHIIKGADLEIEDGSFVVFVGPSGCGKTTLLRLIAGLEDVSGGKILIDGKNVVDTPPAKRGLSMVFQSYALYPHMSVRGNIGFGLKMAGLAKDEINRKVEAAAATLNLTPYLDRKPRELSGGQRQRVAIGRAIVREPKAFLFDEPLSNLDAALRVQMRIEVTRLQKQLGTTAIYVTHDQVEAMTMADKIVVLNGGKIEQYGSPLDLYEKPANLFVAGFIGSPKMNLVTGDPATQQGAITIGVRPEHLKIERDGAGGWLGTIAVAEHLGSDTFLYVDAGPLGMLTARYIGELSLHAGDRVSLVPDPARIHRFDASGNAIRG
- a CDS encoding carbohydrate ABC transporter permease; amino-acid sequence: MARMATTRRVAISTIGAWFFGFLIFFPILWMVLASFKTELEAFAIPPSFLFFHWTLENYATVQERSDYLHHALNSIMIAGGSTLIALLIAIPAAWSMAFSPTKRTKDILLWMLSTKMMPPVGVLVPIYLIYRTFGLLDSRAGLIFILCLGNLPIVIWMLFTYFKEIPRDILEAARMDGATIGRELVYVLTPMAIPGLASTLLLNLILAWNEAFWTLNLSTSSAAPLTVFIASYSSPEGLFWAKLSAASTLAIAPILVLGWFSQKQLVRGLTFGAVK